One part of the Streptomyces ferrugineus genome encodes these proteins:
- a CDS encoding glycoside hydrolase family 43 protein — MDLSCSHQAWSRRRALTAATGLAAGALLPPAAVPGIASAAAQRTDLAAAAAFTNPVIWQDFADIDVIRVGDTFYASASTMHYSPGAPVLRSYDLVNWEVAGHSVPVLDFGAKYDLNGARGYVRGIWASSLAYRPSNRTFYWLGQIDFARTYVYTATAAEGPWNRLTTISTPYYDAGLLVDSDDTLYVAYGNTTISVAQLSPDGRTQVRTQQVFTTPSSVGTLEGSRFYKINGQYYIFLTRPANGQYILKSSRGPFGPYTMRQVLLDLRGPIPGGGVPHQGGLVQTQNGAWYYMAFVDAYPGGRMPALAPVTWTSDGWPVVQLVDGSWGTSYPSPAVPPPPRPVPPMTGVDTFDGSTLKPRWEWNHNPDNTKWSVGNGLTLRTATVTNDLYWARNTLTHRIQGPTSTATVQLDHSAMRDGDRAGLALLRDSSAWIGIRRDGGTARVVMVNGLTMDGSWNTTGIGTEVASTAVPGSRVWLRASADIRPGTARPATFSYSTDGTTFTRLGPAFLLGNDWRFFMGYRFALFNHATQALGGAVRVTRFELSTP; from the coding sequence ATGGATCTGTCATGCTCTCATCAAGCATGGTCCCGTCGCCGCGCTCTGACGGCCGCCACCGGCCTGGCCGCCGGTGCCCTGCTTCCTCCGGCCGCGGTCCCCGGCATCGCTTCCGCCGCTGCCCAGAGGACGGACCTCGCGGCCGCGGCGGCCTTCACGAACCCGGTGATCTGGCAGGACTTCGCGGACATCGACGTCATCCGCGTCGGTGACACCTTCTATGCCTCGGCCTCGACGATGCACTACTCGCCGGGCGCGCCCGTCCTCCGGTCGTACGACCTGGTGAACTGGGAGGTCGCCGGTCACTCGGTGCCCGTTCTGGACTTCGGCGCCAAGTACGACCTGAACGGTGCCCGTGGCTACGTCAGAGGGATCTGGGCGTCGTCACTGGCCTACCGCCCGAGCAACCGGACCTTCTACTGGCTCGGCCAGATCGACTTCGCCCGGACGTACGTCTACACCGCCACCGCCGCCGAGGGGCCATGGAACAGGCTGACGACGATCAGCACGCCCTACTACGACGCGGGACTGCTCGTCGACAGCGACGACACCCTCTATGTGGCGTACGGCAACACGACCATCAGCGTGGCCCAGCTCTCGCCCGACGGCCGCACCCAGGTCCGCACCCAGCAGGTGTTCACGACACCGTCGAGCGTCGGCACCCTCGAAGGCTCCCGCTTCTACAAGATCAACGGGCAGTACTACATCTTCCTGACCCGCCCCGCGAACGGCCAGTACATCCTGAAGTCCTCGCGCGGCCCCTTCGGTCCGTACACGATGCGGCAGGTCCTCCTCGACCTGCGCGGGCCGATCCCCGGCGGTGGTGTCCCGCACCAGGGCGGGCTGGTACAGACGCAGAACGGCGCCTGGTACTACATGGCCTTCGTCGACGCCTACCCCGGTGGCCGGATGCCCGCCCTGGCGCCCGTGACGTGGACCTCGGACGGCTGGCCGGTCGTGCAGCTCGTCGACGGCTCATGGGGCACCTCGTATCCCAGCCCGGCCGTGCCCCCTCCGCCTCGCCCGGTGCCCCCCATGACCGGCGTCGACACCTTCGACGGCTCGACCCTGAAGCCGCGATGGGAGTGGAACCACAACCCGGACAACACCAAGTGGTCGGTCGGCAACGGGCTGACCCTGCGCACAGCGACCGTCACCAACGACCTCTACTGGGCCCGCAACACCCTGACGCACCGCATCCAGGGCCCCACCTCCACCGCCACGGTCCAGCTCGACCACTCCGCGATGCGCGACGGCGACCGGGCCGGACTGGCGCTGCTGCGTGACTCCTCCGCCTGGATCGGCATCAGGCGTGACGGCGGCACGGCGCGGGTGGTGATGGTCAACGGGCTGACGATGGACGGCAGTTGGAACACGACCGGCATCGGCACCGAGGTCGCGAGCACGGCCGTGCCGGGCAGCCGTGTCTGGTTGCGCGCGAGCGCGGACATCCGCCCCGGCACGGCCCGCCCCGCCACCTTCTCCTACAGCACGGACGGCACCACCTTCACCCGTCTCGGCCCCGCCTTCCTCCTGGGCAACGACTGGCGGTTCTTCATGGGCTACCGCTTCGCCCTCTTCAACCACGCCACGCAGGCACTCGGCGGCGCGGTCCGCGTCACGCGGTTCGAGCTGTCCACGCCCTGA
- a CDS encoding glycoside hydrolase family 43 protein — protein MPAQNQPARATNPVLPGFHPDPSICRVGDDYYLACSSFEYFPGVPLFHSRDLVHWRQIGNALDRPEQLRLPASMPSSGGIYAPTLRHHDGRFWLIVTNCSEGGGNLIVTATDPAGPWSDPIPAPGVPGIDPDLAWDEDGTCWCTVAGVSQVRLDPSTGQTYGTPHKLWSGGPGAKAPEAPHLYRIGDYWYLLIAEGGTERGHGVSIARGRTPTGPFEPCPANPVLTHRGTDHPVQNTGHADLVQGPDGSWWMVFLGVRPRGGTPGWHVLGRETFLAPVTWEDDWPVVGEVTTDLATLPWPLSPAPVAEGRDDFELSALGPTWISVRDRPTGLCTTKERPGWLTLHARGGSLDEPDAVFTGRRQQHLTCRARTLVDPEQGRGGLAVRLDERHHYAIEASGTQVRVIARVGSLRTVVAEQAVPAGPLVLALTISDPPPPHGPCTGPDIVSLGIEQPDGTFTELAALDGRYLSTEVAGGFTGRVIGMYAAAGTVHFDWFDYEPLEG, from the coding sequence GTGCCCGCCCAGAACCAGCCCGCCCGCGCCACCAACCCCGTGCTCCCCGGGTTCCACCCGGACCCGAGCATCTGCCGGGTCGGCGACGACTACTACCTCGCCTGCTCCAGCTTCGAGTACTTCCCCGGCGTACCCCTCTTCCACAGCCGCGACCTCGTGCACTGGCGGCAGATCGGCAACGCCCTGGACCGGCCGGAGCAGTTGCGCCTGCCGGCCTCCATGCCGTCCTCGGGCGGCATCTACGCCCCCACCCTGCGCCACCACGACGGACGCTTCTGGCTGATCGTCACCAACTGCAGCGAGGGCGGCGGCAACCTGATCGTCACCGCCACCGACCCCGCCGGACCGTGGTCGGATCCGATCCCCGCACCCGGCGTACCCGGCATCGATCCCGACCTGGCCTGGGACGAGGACGGCACCTGCTGGTGCACCGTCGCCGGGGTCTCGCAGGTCCGCCTCGACCCGTCCACCGGGCAGACGTACGGCACACCGCACAAGCTCTGGTCCGGCGGCCCCGGCGCCAAGGCCCCGGAGGCGCCGCACCTGTACCGGATCGGCGACTACTGGTACCTGCTCATCGCCGAGGGCGGCACCGAACGCGGCCACGGCGTGTCCATCGCCCGCGGCCGCACGCCGACCGGCCCCTTCGAGCCGTGCCCGGCCAACCCCGTCCTCACCCACCGCGGCACCGACCACCCCGTCCAGAACACCGGCCACGCCGACCTGGTCCAGGGTCCCGACGGCTCGTGGTGGATGGTCTTCCTCGGCGTACGGCCGCGCGGCGGCACCCCCGGCTGGCACGTGCTCGGCCGGGAGACCTTTCTGGCGCCCGTGACCTGGGAGGACGACTGGCCCGTCGTCGGCGAGGTCACCACGGACCTCGCCACGCTCCCGTGGCCACTCTCCCCCGCCCCCGTCGCGGAAGGACGCGACGACTTCGAGCTCAGCGCACTCGGACCGACCTGGATCTCCGTGCGGGACCGCCCCACCGGGCTCTGCACCACCAAGGAGCGCCCCGGATGGCTGACGCTCCACGCGCGGGGCGGCTCCCTGGACGAGCCCGACGCGGTGTTCACCGGCCGCCGCCAGCAGCACCTCACCTGCCGGGCCCGCACCCTGGTCGACCCGGAGCAGGGTCGCGGCGGCCTCGCTGTCCGCCTCGACGAGCGGCACCACTACGCGATCGAGGCGTCCGGGACGCAGGTACGGGTGATCGCGCGCGTCGGCTCCCTGCGCACGGTCGTGGCCGAACAAGCCGTACCCGCCGGGCCACTGGTCCTCGCCCTCACCATCTCGGACCCACCGCCTCCGCACGGGCCGTGCACCGGACCCGACATCGTCTCCCTCGGCATCGAGCAACCCGACGGCACGTTCACCGAACTCGCCGCCCTCGACGGCCGTTACCTGTCGACCGAGGTCGCCGGCGGCTTCACCGGCCGCGTCATCGGCATGTACGCGGCTGCCGGCACCGTCCACTTCGACTGGTTCGACTACGAGCCCCTCGAAGGCTGA
- a CDS encoding alpha-galactosidase produces MENEQRSFRWGHDALRLEFVLGDDGGARLTHLGLPGEAGGDPGASLPLVEVTAAGHGRGWSGSRLIGTALGGRLRHRAHRAARDGDWHTLTVHLHDPETGLAAEVTYRSPDGIPVLRSEVTLRNEGRTTLHLESVSSLTVGCLTPRDPAAVDAADLLWADNDWLAECRWRRQPMRRTTPGVSGRVKYGHGKAGFALNGQGTWSSCGHLPMGGLTDRRTGRTWVWQIEHNGGGWRWECQEHERAAYAALFGPTDAHHGWRHPLEPGAAFRTVPAALSFSADGGPDAAFAALTRYRRAQRRPHADHRRLPVIFNDYMNCLMGDPTTEKLLPLIDAAAEAGAEYFVIDAGWYDGDNGGWWTTVGAWEPAASRFPGEKGIHEVLDRIRERGMIPGLWLEPEVIGVDSPMAKSLPDEAFFRRDGVRLTETGRHHLDLRHPAARAHLDQVVDRLVGAWGVGYLKLDHNIDPGSGTSAHPGETPGAGLLGHNRAHLDWLDGILDRHPHLVVENCASGGMRWDHALLSRLQLQSTSDQQNLLLYAPIAASAPTAVTPEQGAVWAYPQPEDSLDEVAFTMAGALLGRIHLSGHLPELGPEARSLVHEAVAVYKAVRADLPGAVPSWPLGLPGWDAPWIALALHTPATTYLTVWRRPGGPATTTLRLPEQAGDAARAEVLYPAAGQAVAVWNPDTADLTVTLPTAPSAALLRITRTEPDAR; encoded by the coding sequence ATGGAGAACGAACAGCGGAGCTTCCGCTGGGGTCACGACGCCCTGCGTCTCGAGTTCGTCCTCGGTGACGACGGCGGCGCCCGCCTGACGCATCTCGGACTGCCCGGCGAAGCGGGCGGCGACCCCGGTGCGTCCCTACCGCTGGTCGAGGTGACGGCCGCGGGTCACGGCCGTGGCTGGTCGGGCAGCCGTCTGATCGGGACCGCTCTCGGCGGGCGGCTGCGCCACCGGGCCCACCGCGCGGCCCGCGACGGCGACTGGCACACGCTGACCGTGCATCTCCACGACCCGGAAACCGGGTTGGCCGCGGAGGTGACCTACCGGTCACCGGACGGCATCCCCGTGCTCCGCAGCGAAGTGACCCTGCGCAACGAAGGGCGGACCACACTGCACCTGGAGTCGGTCAGCTCGCTCACGGTCGGCTGCCTCACCCCGCGGGACCCGGCGGCCGTCGACGCCGCCGACCTGCTGTGGGCGGACAACGACTGGCTCGCCGAGTGCCGCTGGCGGCGGCAGCCGATGCGCCGGACCACACCCGGCGTCAGCGGACGCGTGAAGTACGGGCACGGCAAGGCCGGCTTCGCCCTGAACGGCCAGGGCACCTGGTCCAGTTGCGGACACCTGCCCATGGGCGGACTGACGGACCGGCGTACCGGCCGCACCTGGGTGTGGCAGATCGAGCACAACGGAGGGGGCTGGCGCTGGGAGTGCCAGGAGCACGAACGGGCGGCCTACGCGGCACTGTTCGGGCCCACCGACGCCCACCACGGCTGGCGCCACCCCCTGGAACCCGGCGCCGCCTTCCGCACCGTACCCGCCGCCCTGTCCTTCAGCGCCGACGGCGGCCCCGACGCCGCGTTCGCCGCGCTGACCCGCTACCGCCGCGCGCAGCGCCGCCCGCACGCCGACCACCGGCGGCTGCCCGTCATCTTCAACGACTACATGAACTGCCTGATGGGCGACCCCACCACCGAGAAGCTGCTGCCGCTGATCGACGCGGCGGCCGAGGCCGGCGCCGAGTACTTCGTCATCGACGCGGGCTGGTACGACGGCGACAACGGCGGCTGGTGGACCACCGTCGGCGCCTGGGAACCGGCCGCCTCCCGCTTCCCCGGCGAGAAGGGGATCCACGAGGTGCTGGACCGCATCCGGGAGCGCGGCATGATCCCCGGCCTGTGGCTGGAGCCGGAAGTCATCGGCGTCGACAGCCCCATGGCCAAGTCCCTGCCCGACGAGGCGTTCTTCCGCCGCGACGGCGTCCGCCTCACGGAGACCGGCCGGCACCACCTGGACCTGCGCCACCCGGCCGCCCGCGCCCACCTGGACCAGGTCGTGGACCGCCTGGTCGGCGCATGGGGCGTCGGCTATCTCAAGCTCGACCACAACATCGACCCCGGCTCCGGCACCAGCGCCCACCCCGGCGAGACCCCGGGCGCCGGCCTGCTCGGCCACAACCGGGCGCACCTCGACTGGCTCGACGGCATCCTGGACCGCCATCCGCACCTGGTGGTGGAGAACTGCGCCTCGGGCGGCATGCGATGGGACCACGCCCTGCTGTCGCGGCTGCAACTGCAGTCCACCAGCGACCAGCAGAACCTGCTCCTCTACGCGCCCATCGCGGCCTCCGCACCCACCGCCGTCACCCCCGAGCAAGGCGCCGTGTGGGCCTATCCACAGCCGGAGGACTCCCTCGACGAAGTCGCCTTCACCATGGCCGGCGCCCTCCTCGGCCGCATCCACCTCTCCGGCCACCTGCCGGAACTGGGGCCCGAGGCCCGCTCCCTGGTCCACGAGGCGGTCGCCGTGTACAAAGCCGTCCGCGCCGACCTGCCGGGGGCCGTGCCGTCCTGGCCGCTCGGCCTTCCCGGCTGGGACGCCCCCTGGATCGCCCTGGCCCTGCACACCCCCGCCACCACTTACCTCACCGTCTGGCGCCGACCGGGCGGTCCGGCCACCACCACCCTCCGGCTGCCCGAACAGGCGGGCGACGCGGCCCGTGCCGAGGTGCTGTACCCCGCCGCAGGTCAGGCCGTTGCCGTCTGGAACCCGGACACCGCCGACCTCACCGTGACCCTGCCCACCGCGCCCTCCGCGGCGCTGCTGCGCATCACCCGCACGGAGCCGGACGCTCGCTGA
- a CDS encoding sialidase family protein yields MTHAPHLSRRGLLSAGAATAALPLLAPSGASAAPVTSHTSATSATSATLASSASSARMAGKVRHTPYTFRNAEIVGGGFVTGIVFNQREPGLVYARTDIGGAYRLDTASRRWIPLTDWIGWDEYGHTGIISIATDEVDPDRVYLAAGTYTLPDWDPSMAAILRSTDRGRTWKTTPLPFRLGGNMPGRGIGERLVIDPNRNKILYLGVRGGHGLWRSTDHGKTFAKVTDFPNVGNFVPDPTDPDGYNGDNLGVLQVVFDKRTGRPGKATRTLYVTVADKDNILYRSTDAGATWERVPGQPTGFIPHHAVFDHVGGHLYLATSDTAGPYDGSKGDVWKLDTATGTWTRISPVPSTSDDNQYGYSGLTIDRQNPDTLMVSTQVKWHPDCILFRSTDGGASWTRAWDLGSNSERTLRYDIDISAAPWLTWNASPSLPEMAPKLGWMMESVQIDPFDSDHFMYGTGATIYGADNLTDWDGGGTVHLSVRAQGLEETAVLCLISPPAGRAHLFSGVGDVGGFRHTDFRKAPKMYDSPTFGGTPALDYAELAPHTIVRVGHPTSGWTQHFAVSTDSGDTWTPSRSEPAGVTGPGVEDQAVAISADGRRIVWSPAGAPVSWSDDHGATWTASKGLPTGAPVRSDRVNPAKFYAYDSGVFYLSTDGGKSFEATAATGLPTAGNVRFKPVPGHEGDIWLAGGTDKPTTPTPYGLWRSTDSGSSFTRFEVVDQGDVVGFGKAAPGAPYPAVYTSSKIRGVRGIFRSDDAGRTWIRINDDRHQYAWTGNTMTGDPRIHGRVYFGTNGRGVIYGDPK; encoded by the coding sequence ATGACCCATGCCCCGCACCTCTCCCGTCGAGGCCTGCTGTCCGCAGGCGCGGCCACGGCCGCACTCCCCCTGCTCGCCCCCTCCGGTGCCTCCGCCGCACCCGTCACATCGCACACATCCGCCACATCTGCCACATCCGCCACACTCGCCTCATCCGCCTCATCCGCCCGCATGGCCGGGAAGGTCCGGCACACGCCCTACACCTTCCGCAACGCCGAGATAGTCGGCGGCGGCTTCGTCACCGGCATCGTCTTCAACCAGCGCGAGCCCGGACTGGTGTACGCGCGCACCGACATCGGAGGCGCCTACCGCCTCGACACGGCGTCCCGGCGGTGGATACCCCTCACCGACTGGATCGGCTGGGACGAGTACGGACACACCGGCATCATCAGCATCGCCACCGACGAGGTCGACCCCGACCGCGTCTACCTGGCGGCGGGCACCTACACCCTCCCCGACTGGGACCCGAGCATGGCGGCGATCCTGCGCTCGACCGACCGCGGCCGCACCTGGAAGACCACCCCGCTGCCGTTCCGGCTGGGCGGCAACATGCCCGGCCGGGGCATCGGCGAGCGGCTGGTGATCGACCCCAACCGCAACAAGATTCTCTACCTGGGAGTGCGCGGGGGCCACGGGCTGTGGCGCAGCACCGACCACGGCAAGACCTTCGCGAAGGTGACCGACTTCCCCAACGTCGGCAACTTCGTGCCCGACCCCACCGACCCCGACGGTTACAACGGCGACAACCTGGGCGTGCTGCAGGTCGTCTTCGACAAGCGCACCGGCAGACCGGGGAAGGCCACCCGGACCCTCTACGTCACCGTCGCCGACAAGGACAACATCCTGTACCGGTCGACCGACGCGGGAGCGACCTGGGAACGCGTACCCGGGCAGCCCACCGGCTTCATCCCGCACCACGCGGTCTTCGACCACGTCGGCGGCCACCTGTACCTGGCGACCAGCGACACCGCCGGCCCCTACGACGGGTCCAAGGGCGACGTGTGGAAGCTGGACACCGCCACCGGCACCTGGACCCGCATCAGCCCGGTCCCGTCCACCAGCGACGACAACCAGTACGGTTACAGCGGCCTGACCATCGACCGGCAGAACCCGGACACCCTGATGGTGTCCACCCAGGTCAAGTGGCACCCCGACTGCATCCTCTTCCGCTCCACCGACGGCGGCGCGAGCTGGACCCGCGCGTGGGACCTGGGCTCGAACTCCGAGCGCACCCTGCGCTACGACATCGACATCTCCGCCGCCCCCTGGCTGACCTGGAACGCCTCGCCGTCGCTGCCCGAGATGGCCCCCAAGTTGGGCTGGATGATGGAGTCCGTCCAGATCGACCCCTTCGACTCCGACCACTTCATGTACGGCACCGGCGCGACGATCTACGGCGCCGACAACCTGACCGACTGGGACGGCGGCGGCACGGTGCACCTGTCCGTGCGGGCCCAGGGGCTGGAGGAGACCGCGGTCCTGTGCCTGATCAGCCCACCCGCCGGTCGCGCGCACCTCTTCTCCGGCGTCGGCGATGTCGGCGGCTTCCGGCACACGGATTTCCGCAAGGCGCCGAAGATGTACGACAGCCCGACCTTCGGCGGCACCCCGGCCCTGGACTACGCGGAGCTGGCGCCCCACACCATCGTGCGGGTCGGCCACCCCACCAGCGGCTGGACCCAGCACTTCGCCGTCTCCACCGACAGCGGCGACACCTGGACGCCGTCGCGCAGTGAGCCGGCCGGCGTCACCGGGCCCGGAGTCGAGGACCAGGCCGTCGCCATCAGCGCCGACGGCAGACGGATCGTCTGGTCCCCGGCCGGAGCGCCGGTCAGCTGGTCCGACGACCACGGAGCGACCTGGACGGCCTCGAAGGGGCTGCCGACCGGGGCCCCCGTACGCTCCGACCGGGTGAACCCGGCGAAGTTCTACGCCTACGACTCCGGCGTCTTCTACCTCAGCACGGACGGCGGCAAGAGCTTCGAGGCCACGGCGGCGACCGGTCTGCCCACCGCGGGCAACGTCCGGTTCAAGCCGGTACCGGGCCACGAGGGCGACATCTGGCTGGCCGGCGGCACCGACAAGCCCACCACCCCCACACCGTACGGGCTGTGGCGGTCGACCGACTCCGGATCGTCCTTCACCAGGTTCGAAGTGGTGGACCAGGGCGACGTCGTCGGATTCGGCAAGGCCGCACCCGGCGCCCCGTACCCCGCCGTCTACACCAGCTCCAAGATCCGCGGCGTGCGCGGCATCTTCCGGTCCGACGACGCGGGCCGGACCTGGATCCGCATCAACGACGACCGGCACCAGTACGCCTGGACCGGCAACACCATGACCGGAGACCCCCGGATCCACGGTCGCGTCTACTTCGGGACGAACGGACGCGGAGTCATCTACGGCGACCCGAAGTGA
- a CDS encoding carbohydrate-binding protein, with protein sequence MTGPALPARTLLGGRLEAVDFDECEGGTLVDAIREKGEAVTPATGDIRCALRYGSVDLGSPADGPRVITAEVSCATEEDATVEIYADGAPGAGTLLAALRVSTGTDGRYDWRTVSARMPEEVTGVHDLRLVLRGGVHLAAIAGGTW encoded by the coding sequence GTGACGGGGCCGGCGCTCCCCGCCCGCACTCTCCTCGGCGGACGACTGGAGGCCGTCGACTTCGACGAGTGCGAGGGCGGTACGCTCGTCGACGCCATCCGGGAGAAGGGGGAGGCGGTCACCCCGGCGACCGGTGACATCCGCTGCGCACTGCGCTACGGGTCAGTCGACCTGGGCAGCCCGGCAGACGGGCCGCGGGTCATCACGGCCGAGGTGTCGTGCGCGACGGAGGAGGACGCGACCGTCGAGATCTACGCCGACGGCGCTCCCGGTGCCGGAACCTTGCTCGCCGCCCTCCGTGTCAGCACCGGCACCGACGGCCGGTACGACTGGCGCACGGTCAGCGCGCGGATGCCGGAGGAGGTGACCGGGGTGCACGATCTGCGTCTCGTTCTGCGGGGCGGTGTCCACCTGGCCGCGATCGCCGGCGGGACGTGGTGA
- a CDS encoding condensation domain-containing protein: MRQTARHDVVFVAGTAGEHELTWSQKAHEREGCHPHLHGPRNRNVRMGRALDGRPDMSAVLHAFAAVMAHFEALRTLYPRDADGHPRAVVVASGVLRIDEYASDAPPTYDELSAFTLRLAEPGFAPDDLPLRAAVITVDGRPIHIALSLHHFSSDTTSARIAAEHIARLAADPGADLGSGWQPRQIASFEASPSGRRHAHRVDTHDRAMLRRSAMPELQAPSGHRAAVYDFVCLDSAAVALAAAGLAKQYRTSAAAVLQAAYACTLAEHLGIGTCVFNTVMPNRHTTSAREAVAHIAGRALVPVDTSLGGDRFPALCRAVDAALVRSSSVSLREPDRYARSLDEVSAELGRSAHNPYVVNIRPIAPRTLIRARADRAPQDLDRAMASSRYRRFPKPVDAYSGNLSFDVWGMSETAGISLGTDATSFDATDLEQILRSFESRLVAAAIGGHAARSGSFADA; encoded by the coding sequence ATGCGACAGACCGCACGCCATGACGTCGTCTTCGTCGCCGGCACCGCCGGAGAGCATGAACTGACCTGGTCGCAGAAGGCCCATGAACGCGAAGGATGCCACCCCCATCTCCACGGACCCCGCAACAGGAACGTACGGATGGGGCGGGCACTGGACGGCCGGCCCGACATGTCCGCGGTGCTGCATGCCTTCGCCGCGGTCATGGCTCACTTCGAGGCGCTGCGCACGCTCTACCCACGTGACGCCGACGGGCACCCGCGCGCGGTCGTCGTGGCTTCCGGAGTGCTCCGGATCGACGAATACGCCTCCGACGCCCCGCCGACCTACGACGAGCTGAGCGCCTTCACGCTCCGACTGGCCGAGCCCGGATTCGCCCCGGACGACCTGCCGTTGCGGGCCGCCGTCATCACCGTGGACGGCAGACCCATCCACATCGCGCTGTCCTTGCACCACTTCTCGTCGGACACGACGAGCGCCCGAATCGCGGCCGAACACATAGCCCGACTGGCCGCCGATCCGGGCGCCGACCTCGGCTCGGGGTGGCAGCCGCGCCAGATCGCGAGCTTCGAAGCCAGTCCCTCGGGGCGACGGCACGCCCATCGTGTCGACACCCATGACCGGGCCATGCTCCGTCGGTCCGCCATGCCCGAACTCCAGGCGCCCTCGGGCCACAGGGCCGCCGTCTACGACTTCGTATGCCTCGACTCCGCGGCGGTCGCCCTCGCGGCGGCCGGTCTGGCGAAGCAGTACCGGACATCCGCCGCCGCCGTCCTGCAAGCCGCATACGCGTGCACGCTCGCCGAGCACCTCGGCATCGGCACCTGCGTGTTCAACACCGTGATGCCCAACCGGCACACCACCTCCGCCCGCGAGGCGGTGGCCCATATCGCCGGCAGGGCCCTCGTCCCGGTCGACACGTCCCTGGGCGGCGACCGGTTCCCGGCGCTGTGCCGAGCCGTCGACGCGGCACTCGTCAGATCCTCCTCCGTCAGCCTGCGAGAGCCCGACCGCTACGCCAGATCCCTGGACGAGGTCTCCGCCGAACTGGGCCGCTCCGCCCACAACCCGTACGTGGTCAACATCCGCCCCATAGCGCCCCGCACGCTGATCCGGGCTCGCGCGGACAGGGCACCGCAGGACCTCGACCGAGCCATGGCATCCAGCCGTTACCGACGATTCCCCAAACCCGTCGACGCGTACTCCGGAAACCTCTCCTTCGATGTGTGGGGCATGTCCGAGACGGCCGGAATCAGTCTCGGGACGGATGCGACGTCGTTCGACGCGACGGATCTCGAACAGATCCTGCGGTCCTTCGAGAGCCGGCTGGTCGCAGCCGCGATCGGCGGTCACGCCGCAAGGAGCGGCTCCTTCGCCGACGCATAG